From Sphaeramia orbicularis chromosome 21, fSphaOr1.1, whole genome shotgun sequence:
TATTTCTCGAGGTATATGCAGTATTTATAGAGGCCTAAACAATATTTCTAGAGATCTATACAGTATTTCTCAAGATCTATACAGTATTTCTAGAGGTATATACAGTATTTCCAAAGGTCTAAATAATATTTCTCGAGGTCTATACAGTATTTCTTGAGGTATATATCGTATTTCTCGAGGCATATGCAGTATTTCTAGAGGCCTAAACAATATTTCTAGAGATCTATACAGTATTTCTCAAGATCTATACAGTATTTCTAGAGGTATATACAGTATTTCCAAAGGTCTAAATAATATTATTAGAGGTATATACAGTATTCCTCAAAGTCTATACAGTATCTCTCAAGATCTATACAGGATTTTCCAAGGTCTATACAGTATTTCTAGAGGTATATGTAGTAGTTCTCGAGTTATATACAGTATTTCTAGAGGTATATGTAGTAGTTCTCGAGGTATATGCAGTATTTCCTAGAGGCCTAAACAATATTTCTAGAGATCTATATAGTATTTCTCGAGGTATATATGGTATTTTTAGAGGTGTATACAGCATTTGTAGAGgtacatacagtatacagtatatacacccccccccatccaggCGGTGGGGGTGTATATATTCGTGCCCCCCCCAGCCAGGCGGTGGGGGTGTTCTGGGTTAATGGGAGCTCTGTTGTCTGCAGTACATCCTGTCACAACAGACCATAGACGCACTCAAAAAACCCGCCTTCGACGTCTGGCTGTGGGAGGACAACGAGGTAAGACTGACCCGTCTCACCACACACCTGTCTCTcccccgtctgtctgtctgtctgctgcctCTGTGTGTAGTACCATCTGTCTAAGGAGACAGTAGAAGCTCTTAGATTACCTGCATTCGATGCTTGGCAGTGGGAACCCAACGAGGTGAGAATGATCATCAAGAAACACTAATTAACAAACagataatataaataaactacaCCTGGAATATGGAAAAATGAAGTTTATCTATATGTTTGACTTCAGAAACACTTGACATTTGTAGTATTTTTGTTAGTTTAAGTCTAATAATggataatttatataatttatataatatataaaatatataaatacatttctgtgtatttatgtAATATTTGAAATTGTCAAgacctgtagacctggtccagtaGACTAGTAGACCTGTAGACTTGTAGACCAACaaaccagtagaaccagtagaacctgGTCCAGTTCTCAGTATGTTTGTTGTGCAGATGCTCAGCTGTCTGGAACATATGTACCATGACCTGGGTTTGGTCAAAGACTTCAACATCAACCCCATCACACTGAAGAGATGGCTGGTGAGGTTTTACTCATTATTTAagttatttagtttgtttttctttactttcCTCCTCTTTTTATTTGGCCAATTTTTGGGGtaattttcacattgtttacactgtctttcacatcaaaatgaacaaaatatcaacaaaataagaTGCATATCTtcctacattttacattttaaaaaatataatccattaaaaaaatgtcacAGTCTGTGGAGTCATTTAGACTGAACATGGATGTATGTTGTTTTATAGTGACTGTTTCCCAAAggactgtgtgtctgttgtgtttccaGTTGTGTATCCATGACAACTATAGGAACAACCCCTTCCATAACTTCCGTCACTGTTTCTGCGTCACCCAGATGATGTACAGTATGATCTGGCTCTGCAGCCTCCAGGTAACCATGGCAACGCCACTGTTAATCCTACAACCTATAGCGTCTCCTGCGTCAGATCTGTCATCTTCTAGACATGAACCCATCTGATTGGTTCAGGTTGTGGAGGAGGAGTTCCtttggctcctcctccttctgactGTACTTTACTATGGTGATCTTTGACTCCGGTTCCTGTGTTTGTTTCAGGAGAAGTTCACTCAGGTGGACATTCTGATTCTCATGACGGCGGCTGTGTGTCATGACCTGGATCACCCAGGATTCAACAACACGTAAGAAACACACAAGAAACACGCAAAGCAACGCGACACGTAAGAAACAGGGGAAAAGATGCAACATGAAGAGCAGCACAGATGAACCTGACAATgtgattattttccattttccTACATAAGTTTAGATTGAAATGCACAGATTTTTGTTTATACTAAAGAATTTTGACGCCAGTTCTTGTCAATAATTCGATACTTCAAATAATTACTGGTGATAATATTTGGTTTTGAGTGTAAGTTGAGGAAACAGATGGTTGTTCATGGTTTTAGTCATAAAGATTGAACAAGACGCAAACAACAGCAGGATTTTGGATCAAACAGAGTGAAGATGTGGTAAAATACTGATTAAAGGGTCAGATCTGTGACATGTGGTTGTTCTTCTGATGTCCAGGTACCAGATTAACGCTAGGACAGAGCTGGCGGTTCGTTATAATGACATCTCTCCTCTGGAAAACCATCACTGTGCCGTGGCCTTTCAGATCTTCTCTCAACCCGATTGTAACATCTTCTCCAACTTCGACCCCGAGGCCTTCAAACAGATACGACAGGTGAGACGTTAGCGTACGACAGGTGAGACGTTAGCGTACGACAGGTGAAACATTAGCGTACGACAGGTGAGACGTTAGCGTACGACAGGTGAAACATTAGCGTATGACAGGTGAGACGTTAGCATACGACAGGTGAGAGGTTAGCGTACGACAGGTGAGATGTTAGCGTACAACAAGTGAGACATTAGCGTATGACAGGTGAAACATTAGCGTATGACAGGTGAGACGTTAGCGTACGACAAGTGAGAGGTTAGCGTACGACAGGTGAGACATTGCGTACGACAGGCGAGATGTTAGCGTACAACAAGTGAGACATTAGCGTACGACAGGTGAGACGTTAATGTACGACAGGTGAGACGTTAGCGTACGACAGGTGAGATGTTACTGTAATGTTAGATGAAACATTAGCATATGACAGGTGAGATGAGTACGACAGGTGAAACTTTAATGTACAACAGATGAAACCTTAGCATATTGCAGATGAAATATTAACGTACAACAGATGGAACATTAGCGTACAGCAGGTGAAACGTTAATGTACAACAGGTGAAACGTTAGCGTATGACAGGTGAAACATTAATGCACGACAGGTGAGATGTTAGCGCACGACAGGTGAAATGTTAGCGTACGACAGCTGAAACATTAGCATACGACAGGTGAGATGTTAGTGTACAACATGTGAAACATTAGCGTACGACAGCTAAAACATTAGCATATGACAGGTGAGATGTTAGCGTACGACAGCTGAAACATTAGCATACGACAGGTGAGATGTTAGTGTACAACATGTGAAACATTAGCGTACGACAGCTAAAACATTAGCATATGACAGGTGAGATGTTAGCGTACGACGGGTGAAACGTTAGTGCACGACACCTGAAACATTAGCATACGACAGGTGAGATGTTAGCGTACAACAGGTGAAACATTAGCGTACGACAGATGAGATGTTAATGTACAGGTTCATGTCCAGATTTTcttaattttgcttattttttgttcattgtctcattttcttgattattcaataatattttttatatgtcatatgttgttctgttttatttgatCACTGatgattttactcttttttttttcttaattcattgttatttttgttttttccaaattattttcttcggtcttttgattattttgtgaatttttttgttgttgatttggctttcttttctgtatggttttattaatctttcatcattttcttggttattttacgcttatttatttattttcccaatTATATTGTTAATTATAATGATTAGAACGTGATTATATGTctatttttagttttggttcattttattattgttttcttaGTTATCTTATTCATTTAATTAATTGTTTTGTGAATGTTTTGTTGATGTTGGTTTCTCTGCTttactattttattcatttttcttcattttcctggttattttctttaatttaacATCCCTAGACTCATCTCTGACCTGTGTTCATGTCCAGTGCAGTTTGTTTCTGATGGAAACAGTGAATTAAAATCTATTTAAGTggttttaacctgtttttcagaCCTCAgtgttttaatacaataacagtgTTTGAGGTTTGTGTTGTACTGATTTAAAACTGCTATAATTAAAGGTCTGACTCTTCTTTAAATGGGTCAGAAATAACAAAAGAGGAATTGACTGAACAGACAAACAACGAGTGACGACAAACGCATCAACACAACAACCATCATCACACAATCAGGATGGATCTGTAATTACATGATTCATTTGTTTCCTGATGCGTTTAATGACATTGAGGTTTGTTTCTAACATCATGAGGTGTTTGTGTGTCGGGTCGTTTCAGGGAACCATCACGCTGATCCTCGCCACTGACATGGCGCGACACGGCGAGATCCTCGACTCCTTCAAACAGAAAGTCGACAACTTCGACTACACAGACGAGGAACACGTCACCTGTGTAAgaaccacaaaaacacaacacacacacacaaaaaaaagaaaaaccacacAACCAGGACAGTcgaacagacacacatttacattcaACACATTCAGAATGAGACGCACACACTGGGTAAGACTGcaactcccaggatgcatttcaCCGGTGATCCTCCAATCAGAATGCTACAGGctgaagaaataaaagaaaaaaaacccaataatagTTCAGTATCTGTTAAATATCTGGTTATTATTTAGATATAATATATTTCATATCATTATTTACCAGTGAAacgtatttttgcattttatcttttATCTCCACTTCATTTCCAGTTGTGTAAATGATTGAAcccacattagattagattagattaggttagatagaactttattgatctctcaggaaattgaggttccaatagcagcacaacaacgaatatacacacaaaaaataccacaagaaaatagcaaaacaataactgtaataaaaacagtagtgaacaacaacataaataaatctagCCCTGTTATAATGGGAGTCCTTTCTTGGGTTCACGTGACCCAAACCCTGTgtctgtgtgacctttgacctctccagCTGAAGATGGTGCTCATCAAATGCTGTGACATTTCCAACGAAGTTCGTCCGATGGAAGTGGCCGAACCGTGGGTCGACTGTCTGCTGGAGGAGTATTTCATGCAGGTCAGAGTCTACTCCTAGTTTAGTTGAGTTAAGGTTTTAATAGTTTCAGagtttatttactatttatttagtAAGCTATTATTATTTACTTCAATTTTCATCATTAAAGACTATTGTTCCTTGGATCCACAAAAAACCAATTatcaacaacaataaataaaaaataatatttagttCATAAATCAGTTAATATCAAAAACCAACTGTTAGTTTCAGTTTTCGTAGTGTTTTATACAGATTTGAGAGTtaaaaatttaaaacatttattgtGAAAAGTCTAAACTTTTTCTCCataatttcacttcattttacttgttttgtgGATATACAACTCACTTatatgtcattttctttttgtaaaatgcTATTTTTATCGAACATTTAACGTATCATTTTTACCATTTTCCTTTTCTAATTTTGGTATTTGTCGAGTCTGTGATTTAGCCAAAAATATAAGGTTTTTGATGATTTATGGTTTCAATCGATTGTTTTGTGGCTTCATGACTTGAAAACAAGAATATGATGCAAAAatactatcttttcaccaaaccTTTATGCCACATATAATAATATAGTTACACAAATAAACAGGtcatataatattttactgagcAGGAAACGTCACCAGAAAAATAATCTGGAGTTTGTGATTCAGGAATTTTTCATTGATCATGTATGAAAAATTAATTAaactaaaataatttaataattttttcagtaATTTGAgtttatttctgttaattttatAAATGTACTGCacattttctatctttttttttttttttttttttacaaagcctCATTTTTATTTCACTATATGACAATGTTTTTTCACTCcttattttgtgaaatttttcaatgaTGATAATAGATGTTCAGTGTAAACAGAACAGAAGCGTGTCCAATACTCAGATCATCATTTAACgggttgtttttactgttttatattattttattgaaatGTGAAGATCATTGAGGTCGATCCTTATTTAATGTTCAGTGACATAAACAGAAGTAAAACATACAATTCAattcaaatagaaaaaaataaataaactcattCCTCATCTGAATCACATGGAGCTAGtcctcagtgtttttctgttcttcatATGTTCACTGAGTTCCGTCCTGTTTTAATCCTTGTTAtttattggttctggttctggtcctggttctggttctggttctgattgtGCATCTGTCATGGTCTCAGAGTGACCGGGAGAAGACTGAAGGACTTCCTGTGGCTCCGTTCATGGACAGAGAGAAGGTGACCAAACCCACGGCCCAGATCGGATTCATCAAGTTCGTCCTCATCCCCATGTTCGAGACTGTGATGAAGGTGAGACACGTCCTCCATCTAAACTAAAACAGATTGAACAGATACTAATCGAAGCAGACTGATCAGGATCACCCAGACCCGGGTATGGACGGAGTCTAAACCTGGACAGATAAAGGTGTTTGATGCACCCagaggttctggttctgatctggttttggttctgatgcagtttgtgtttgtgtccagtTGTTTCCTCAGATCGAGGAGGCGATGGTTCAACCGCTCAGAGAATCCAGAGACAGATACGAGGAACTGAAACAGATCGATGACGCCATGAACGAGGTCAGACCCCGTTTCATCTGGGTTTATTAGTtttgtctggttttatttattttatctggttttatttgtttcatctggtttcatctgtttttatctgtttttatttattttatctggttTCATCTGGTTTTAcctggttttatttgttttatctggtttcatctgtttttatctgtgttttatctgagtttttgtgtgtgttttattctgACTGATGGGTCCTCATGTCCTTCAGGTGCAGAAGAAAAAAAGTGAGAATCTGACCATGGGAGGAAAGAAGAAGTAAACGTTTGATAAGGTATGAATGAACAGAA
This genomic window contains:
- the LOC115412504 gene encoding high affinity cGMP-specific 3',5'-cyclic phosphodiesterase 9A-like isoform X2 — protein: MGSASSSYRVIYLDVDGRIQKVVFSRFCSPCDIKELFCTALGVSRNTNLSLLDSTGAMVSIDPTMPHNTERSPYRVVPVTGGQLADKEELFQNVLTQVAEQFSRAFKINELKTEVTNRLTMLEKRVELEGMKVVEIEKCRNDIKKLREEMVSRNNSNFLEDNKKLTPRRDVPSYPKYILSQQTIDALKKPAFDVWLWEDNEMLSCLEHMYHDLGLVKDFNINPITLKRWLLCIHDNYRNNPFHNFRHCFCVTQMMYSMIWLCSLQEKFTQVDILILMTAAVCHDLDHPGFNNTYQINARTELAVRYNDISPLENHHCAVAFQIFSQPDCNIFSNFDPEAFKQIRQGTITLILATDMARHGEILDSFKQKVDNFDYTDEEHVTCLKMVLIKCCDISNEVRPMEVAEPWVDCLLEEYFMQSDREKTEGLPVAPFMDREKVTKPTAQIGFIKFVLIPMFETVMKLFPQIEEAMVQPLRESRDRYEELKQIDDAMNEVQKKKSENLTMGGKKK
- the LOC115412504 gene encoding high affinity cGMP-specific 3',5'-cyclic phosphodiesterase 9A-like isoform X1, with the protein product MGSASSSYRVIYLDVDGRIQKVVFSRFCSPCDIKELFCTALGVSRNTNLSLLDSTGAMVSIDPTMPHNTERSPYRVVPVTGGQLADKEELFQNVLTQVAEQFSRAFKINELKTEVTNRLTMLEKRVELEGMKVVEIEKCRNDIKKLREEMVSRNNSNFLEDNKKLTPRRDVPSYPKYHLSKETVEALRLPAFDAWQWEPNEMLSCLEHMYHDLGLVKDFNINPITLKRWLLCIHDNYRNNPFHNFRHCFCVTQMMYSMIWLCSLQEKFTQVDILILMTAAVCHDLDHPGFNNTYQINARTELAVRYNDISPLENHHCAVAFQIFSQPDCNIFSNFDPEAFKQIRQGTITLILATDMARHGEILDSFKQKVDNFDYTDEEHVTCLKMVLIKCCDISNEVRPMEVAEPWVDCLLEEYFMQSDREKTEGLPVAPFMDREKVTKPTAQIGFIKFVLIPMFETVMKLFPQIEEAMVQPLRESRDRYEELKQIDDAMNEVQKKKSENLTMGGKKK